AGCTGGTGGTGAACCAGCGCAGTAACGCGAACAGCACCACCAGGGTCACGATGATCAACCCCCACAGATGATTACCGCTCCGACTGCCGATCACGAAAGACACGAACAGCACCGGTAGAACCTTGACCGCCTCGTTGACCGGATGAACCAACAGCATCCGCTTGTCCAGGCGCAGCCACGGTTGCTGCTCCTCAGCGACCAGAAGTTCGGTGTCGGTGCTCACGTCGCGTCACCCAACGTTCTACCCGCGATCTCGGTGAGCTGAGCGACAGTACGATCGGCCACCTCCTTGTCCAAAGCCGTGATCTTGACCGCCCCCGCCGAGGACGCAGTGGTGACGGTGACCGTGGACAAACCCAGCATGCGGTCGATCGGCCCACGCTCGGTATCGACCGTCTGCACCCGCGAAATCGGTGCGATGCGTCGTTCCTGGTCGAACCAGCCGGTCAGCGTGTACACCGCCGTGTCACTGATCTCCCAACGATGCACGCGATACCGCCACACCGGGACGACAACGATATGGACAGCTGCGAACACGACCGACGCGGCGAACACCGCCACATGGGGCCACGTCGTCCACTTGCCGTCGATCAAGGCCCAGACGAGCTGGGCGATGAACAGCGGAACCCACATCAACGACGCATTGATGGCCCACAATTGCCGCGCACGCGGACTCGGACGCCACGCTGGATCGGTCATTGTGATCATGCCCCAATCTATTCTGGTCGTTCCGCAGGCTCCACTCCTGCCTGGTCTGGTCGTTCCGCAGGCTCCACTCCTGCCCCGCCAGACCACCGCCGGTGGCACGCCGACCCGTCGGTGGCGCATGATCGACGGGTGACCATGCTGCCTGATCCTGTAACCGCCGCTGCTCCCGAACCAGAAAAGGTCCCCGCCCCCTCCGCAATGCGTCGCGTTCTACGGCGCGCCCGCGACGGGGTATCGCTCAACGTCGACGAAGCCACGGTGCTGCTGCACGCACGCGGTGACGACCTGGTTGACCTCTGCACTTCGGCGTCGCGGGTGCGGGATGCAGGTCTCGAGTCCGCGGGCCGCCCCAAAACGGTCTCGTATTCGCGCAAGGTGTTCATCCCGATTACTCGCCTGTGCCGCGACAAATGCCATTACTGCACGTTCGTGACGGTGCCGGGGAAGTTGCGCGCCGAGGGCCACGGACTGTTCATGGATCCCGACGAGATCATCGAGGTTGCGCGCAAAGGTGCGGAACTGGGATGCAAAGAAGCACTGTTCACCCTAGGAGACCGGCCGGAAGATCGCTGGCCCGAGGCCAAAGAGTGGCTCGATTCCCGGGGTTACGACTCCACGTTGGACTACGTCCGAGCCATGTCGATTCGAGTTCTCGAAGAAACCGGATTGCTTCCCCATCTCAATCCTGGAGTCATGAGCTGGCAGGAACTCTCTCGCCTCAAGCCCGTCGCGCCGTCGATGGGAATGATGCTCGAGACGACCTCTCGCCGACTGTTCGAGGAAAAGGGTCAGGCTCACTACGGCAGCCCGGACAAAGATCCCGAGGTTCGGCTACGAACTCTGACCGATGCAGGACGCCTCAACATCCCGTTCACCACCGGCATCCTCGTCGGAATCGGGGAAACAATCCGCGATCGCGCCGAGTCGATCATGGCTATTCGTAAGGTGCACAAGGCCTTCGGCCATGTGCAAGAAATCATCGTGCAAAACTTCCTTGCCAAGAACGACACCGTGATGCGAGATATGCCTGACGCAGGCATGGAGGAATTCCTCGCAACCATCGCGGTCACGCGGGTGCTGCTCGGGCCGTCGATGCGTATTCAAGCGCCGCCGAATCTCGTCGCGGTCGAAGAGACCGCTGCGTTGCTCGGCGCGGGCGTCGACGACTGGGGTGGCGTCTCTCCGCTGACTCCGGATCACGTGAACCCGGAACGGCCGTGGCCGAATCTCGACACCTTGGCTGAGCTGTCCGAGGCCGCCGGATACACGCTGACCGAGCGCACAGCAGCGCAACCGCAGTACGTTCTCGCGGGCGCGCCATGGATCGATCCGCGGATCTCCGCGCACGTGAACGCACTGGCAGATCCGAAGACCGGCATGGCGCGTGACGGCGTCCTCCCGACTGGGCTTCCGTGGCAGGAGCCGGACGAGGAGTGGGTGTCCTCGGGCCGAGTGGATCTCAACACCGAGATCGACACCGAGGGGCGTAACAGCGAAACCCGCAGCGACCTGGACAACGCATTCGGGGATTGGGAGTCCATCCGAGAACAAGTGCGCGATCTGGCCGGCCTCGAACGCGTAGACAGGGACCTGGTGGCCGCGCTCCGAGCGGCCGAAAAGGATCCCGCAGGTCTGTCCGATGAGCAGTACCTGGCGCTCGCGACGGCCGAGGGGACCGGCATGGACGCCGTCGCGGCCCTCGCCGACGACCTACGTAGGCAGGTCAACGGCGAGACCGTCACCTACGTCGTCAACCGGAACATCAACTTCACCAACATCTGCTACACTGGCTGCCGGTTCTGTGCTTTCGCGCAACGCAAGGGCGACGCGGATGCGTTCACGCTGTCCACGGCGGAAGTGGCGGACCGCGCCTGGGAGGCGCACGCTCTCGGTGCAACCGAGGTCTGCATGCAGGGCGGTATCGACCCGGAACTGCCGGTCACCGGCTACGCGGACCTGGTGCGCGCAGTGAAAGCGCGGGTGCCGTCGATGCACGTCCATGCGTTCTCTCCGATGGAGATCGTGAACGGGGCTTCGAGAGGTGGACAGTCGATTCGCGATTGGCTCGTCGAACTTCGCGCCGCGGGACTGGACACCATTCCCGGTACCGCAGCCGAAATCCTCGACGACGAGGTCCGCTGGGTGTTGACGAAGGGCAAGTTGCCTGCCGCGGAGTGGATCGAAGTTGTCACCACCGCCCACGAAATAGGCCTGCGATCGAGCTCGACGATGATGTACGGCCATGTCGACAATCCGTCGCACTGGGTCGGTCATCTGAACGTGCTCAAGGGAATCCAGGACAAGACAGGCGGATTCACCGAATTCGTGCCACTGCCGTTCGTGCACCAGTCCTCGCCGCTGTATCTAGCCGGAGCATCGCGTCCCGGCCCGACGAACCGTGACAATCGCGCAGTGCATGCATTGGCGCGGATCATGCTGCACGGACGTATCGACAGCATCCAGACGTCGTGGGTCAAGCTCGGCATCACCGGCACTCAGGCGATGCTCAACGGGGGCGCGAACGACCTCGGCGGCACGTTGATGGAAGAGACCATCTCGCGGATGGCGGGGAGCCAGAACGGATCGGAGAAGACCGTCGCCGAGCTCCACGAGATTGCCAATGGGATCGGTCGTCCTGCCCGTGAACGCACCACGACGTACGGTCTCGTCGACAAGTTCCCCGCGGTCGGACTCGTCTGAGCATGGACGATCGCACAGTCGTCACAGCCCTCGATCGGGCCGTGGCCATCATCGACCCTGTTCTCGACATTCTCGCCGAACGTGATCCGGTAGGCCTGAAGGCGAGAACGTTTCGAAAACCGACCGCCGAGGACACCGCCATCGACACCGTGCTCGACACGTTGGCGAAGACTCTGAACGCCACCGACTTCCCCGGGACCGCAGCATGGCTCGAGCTCGATGCGCCAGCTCGTTCACAGTGGTGGGTCGCGCGGATCGGCGCCCTCAACACTGTGGCTGTCGCATTCCCCAGTGTCTTCGGTGTACTGGTCAACAGGCTGCCGTTGCAGGATCTGCTCGGCTTCGCGAACCAGGCGATGGTTCTCGTTGCCGTCGCCAGAGAGAACGGCGTGACGGACCGGTCGGCGCACGTGAGCATGCTCGCGTCCGTGCTGTGCGGCCGTGAAGTCGACCTCGACGTCTCCGAGCCCGATTCGTCGCCGGCACCGACGCGTGAATGCGGGCCGTTCGCGCTACTGCATGCGATGTGGGACGTCGCAAGAGTGCTCAAGGACGTCTCGGGCGAGTTGGCCAAGCGACCGCACAGTCGTGGCATCTACCGTGTGCTATCGGTGATTCCGCTGGTCGGAGGCGTGGCTAGCTACTTCGGGGAGCGTGGTGCGCTGTCCCGTGCTGCAAAGCAGGGGATTGGTTGGGTTCAGGCGAACGCCGAAAAACCGAGCCACGTAGGCTCGGGGGGGCTTCTCGGATGATCCGAGTGCCACAGTGAGGACACCCTGCGCTGATTGTCGTAATTCTGCGGCGCGATACTAGGATTCTCAGGGCACTGCAAGCAATGAACAACGCTTTCAGTGCCGATTACTGGAAAGGGAGGGAGACCAGCAGTGACGTACACGATTGCGGAACCGTGCGTGGATGTACTCGACAAGGCATGCATCGAAGAATGCCCGGTGGACTGCATTTACGAAGGTGGCCGCATGCTGTACATCCACCCCGACGAGTGCGTCGACTGTGGTGCATGCGAACCGGTCTGCCCCGTCGAGGCGATCTTCTACGAGGACGATGTCCCGGAGCAGTGGAGTGGCTACGTGAGCGCGAACGTCGATTTCTTCGACGATCTAGGTTCACCTGGTGGGGCCGCGAAGCTCGGCAAGACCGATTTCGACCCACCGTTCATCAAGGCACTGCCTCCCATGGGTGAGAGCTGACATTGGCACGTATCTCCGTCGCGTCCGGCCTGCCGAACTTCCCCTGGGACTCACTGACTGCCGCGAAGGACAAGGCACAGTCGCACCCGGACGGGATCGTGGATCTGTCGGTAGGCACGCCCGTCGACCCGGTTGCACCGATCATTCGTGCAGCGCTGGCATCGGTATCCGACATCCCCGGTTACCCGACGACCGTCGGCACGCTTGCCTTACGTGAAGCAGCAGTTGCTGCGCTGGCGCGGCGGTACGGCGTAACGGGGATCGGTGTCGACGCCGTTCTGCCTGCTATCGGCACCAAGGAAATGATCGCCTGGTTACCGAGCCTTCTCGGTCTCGGTAACAGCGACCTCGTGGTCATCCCCGAACTGGCTTACCCGACTTACGAAGTCGGAGCTCTCCTTGCGGGTACACGCATCATTCGTGCCGACGGCTTGAATCGACTCGGGCCCGAGCGCGCATCGCTCGTGTTCGTGAACTCTCCTGCGAACCCGAGCGGCAAGGTGCTCGGCCTGGAGCACCTCCGCAAAGTAGTCTCGTGGGCCCGTGAGCGCGACGCCGTGGTCGTCTCCGACGAGTGCTACCTCGGCCTGACGTGGGAAGGTGAAGCACTCTCGATCCTCGACCCCCGTGTCAGCGACGGCGACCATACGAATCTCCTTGCCGTGCACTCACTTTCCAAGACATCCAATCTCGCGAGCTATCGTGCCGGCTTCGTCGTAGGCGACCAGAAATTGGTAACCGAACTGCTCGAAGTCCGCAAACACGCAGGAATGATCATGCCGTTGCCGATTCAAGCTGCGATGACTGCGGCACTGTCCGACGACGAGCACGAGAACATCCAGCGCGAGCGCTACCGTGCCCGGCGCACCACACTGCTCTCCGCCGTCAGGGCAGCCGGCTTCGAAGTAGACCACTCCGAAGCCGGGCTGTATCTCTGGGCCAGCCGTGGGGAACCCTGCCGGGACACCATCGACTGGCTCGCCGAGCGCGGCATCCTTGCCGCACCGGGTGAGTTCTACGGTCCCCGCGGATCCCAGCACGTCCGTATCGCGCTGACCGCCACCGACGAACGAATCCGCACTGCAGCGGAGCGTTTGACGGCCTAGTCTCGCGCGTATCCAGTTGCGCGTGGTCTGGCCTGGGTGTTTCCATTCAGTCCATGACCGTCAGTGTGCTGCTCAGCTTTGCAGGTGTGTGTTTTCTGCTGGCGATTCTTCCTGGACCGGATTCGTTCCTCGTGCTTCGATACAGCATCGGAGGGCAGCGACCCGGAATGGCAGCGGCCATGGGCGTTGCACTCGGTGGCTTGTTCTGGGCAGTTTTGGTTGCCGTCGGACTTGCAGCCATCGTCGAGCAGTCTGCGACCGTGTACCGAACAATCAAGATCCTCGGTGGCCTGTACCTGCTGTACCTCGGGGTACGTGCGTTCGCGGCGCGCAGGAAGACGAAGGTCGACGGGGAACCGATGGTGCCGGTCGTGGCCTCGGCTCGCTCCGCGTTCGGCGCCGGTGTCCTCTCGTGCGTGCTCAATCCCAAAGTCGGGCTGTTCTATCTCGCTGTCGTTCCCCAGTTCCTGACCGTCGTCACGTTCGCCGGAGCCATGACTCTCGGGGCCGTGGAGGTGGTGGTCGCCGCACTGGTCATGGGCTTCTTCTCGGTCGTCGCCGCGCGTGCCGTCGTGCTGCTGCGGCGACCCAAGGTGACCGACTGGCTCGATCGCATCAGCGCTGGAATCCTCGCCGCCCTCGGCATCGGCACAGTCGCGTCCTCGGTGTAGGGCACAGGTGACGTGATCGAACCCGATTCGAGGGTCAGGCGATGTCCCAACCACCCCGCCTGATGCGGAGGATGTAGACCAGTTCATTACTACCGAAAGCCTCGACCGTGGTGAACCGCTTGGACGCAGCGTTGACCGACGGATTGCGTGCATGCGCTTCCTCGTAGATCTGTGCCGCGCGCAAGTCGGCGAGTTCCACGCGTGTCCAGAAGTCATCGGACTGCACCGAATAGACCAGCCGAGGAGCGCCGTCGCTGATGTGCGCGACCTCGATGTCGTCCTCGTTGTCCAGGTCGTCGTCCAGATCTTCCTCGTCAGCGATTTCCTGGTCGGCATCGGTTCCGATCAAATAGACCCCGGGCTGCAGGTCTCCGGCGGGCACCGTCATGTACTCGGCGTAGTCACCGGTGTCGATTCCGTCGGCATCCATGTATGTACGGTAACCATGTGCTGCTCCGATCATTGAATCCACTCGCCGTCGCTCGCGGACACGATATTGCCGACGCTGTGACGATCGGCGGTGTCTCCCTCTCCCGCGGCGACATTCTCGGCGCCGCGACATCGGTCGCCGAGCGGATCTCGCGGGCGGAACGCCTGGCAGTTCTGGCGACTCCCAGCGTCAAGACGGTGCTTGCCGTAGTCGGTGCGCTGATTGCAGGTGTGACGGTGGTGCCGATCCCGCCCGATGCCGGGCATGCCGAACGCGAACACATGCTGCGGGACTCCGGTGCGCAGGCATGGCTGGGTGAGGCGCCCGAGGACACGGCGGGCCTCGAGGTCCTGCCGGTTCGTCAGCACGCAAGGTCCTGGCACAGCTACCCGGATCCACACCCGTCGTCCATCGCTTTCATTCTCTACACCTCCGGCACGACCGGCCCGCCGAAAGGCGTCCTGTTGTCGAGGGAAGCGATCGCGGCCGGCATCGACGCGGTAGCGCAGGCGTGGAACTGGACATCCCGGGACATCGTGGTGCACGGACTTCCGCTGTTCCATGTCCACGGACTGCTCCTCGGAGTACTGGGCCCGCTGCGCGTCGGAAGTCCGCTCGTACACACCGGTAAGCCGACTCCCGAGTTGTATGCCGCAGCCAAAGGGACGCTGTATTTCGGTGTCCCGACGGTGTGGTCCCGCATCGCTGCCGACGAGGCGTCCGCAAGAGCACTCGCACACGCCCGTCTGCTCGTCTCCGGTAGCGCGCCTCTGCCCGTGCCGGTGTTCGAGAAACTGAACGAACTCACCGGCCAGGCGCCCATCGAGCGTTACGGCATGAGCGAAACACTGATCACCATCAGCACCCGCTCCGACGGAGAACGTAGGCCCGGGTCCGTGGGACTGCCGGTGGATGGCGTCGAAACACGAATCGTGAGCGAGGTGGGGGAGGCGCTGCCACACGACGGCGAGTCGATCGGAGCGCTGCAGGTGCGCGGTCCAATGCTGTTCGCCGGCTACCTGAACAACCCGGAGGCGACGGCGAAGGTCTTCACCGAGGACGGGTGGTTCGACACCGGCGACGTGGCGGTCATCGGTCCGGACGGATTCCACCGCATCGTCGGACGCGCATCCACCGACCTGATCAAGACCGGTGGCTATCGCGTCGGTGCCGGTGAGATCGAGACCGTTCTGCTGGGGGACCCGAGCGTCGACGAGGTCGCCGTCGTGGGGCTTCCGGACGACGACCTCGGTCAGCGCATCGTCGCATTCGTCGTCGGCACCGGCGTCGAACCGTCGGCTCTGATCGATCTCGTCGCGAACGAACTCTCGATTCACAAGCGGCCGAGGGAAATTCGCGTCGTGGATTCACTGCCACGCAACGCGATGGGCAAGGTTCAGAAAAAGCAGCTCGGCTGAGCGGCTATTCGACGAGGCGCCCGAATCCGACGACGGCCGAATCGCCGGATACGTCGACGGTATGTACGCGGATCTTTCCGAGTTCGTTGCCACCCACCGTGGTGGCAGTGTTTCCGTCGATCGCGACGACGATGTTGGTGTGCTGACCTATCCAACTGCTGTTGTCGTAGAGTACGACGTCCCCGACCGACGGGATATATCCCTTCGGTTCGAATCTGCCCTCGTCTTGGTAGTACTCGGTCAGCGTGTACACACCGGGGATCCGCCAGCTACCGGAATTCGGATTGCTCAGTGGCTGTCCTGCCTCACGCATGATCCAGCTGACGAAGTTTGCGCACCACGCTTCTTCTACACCATCGGAGTAGAAGGTTCCCGGGTTCTGTCGGCTGTGTTCGGTGCGGAGAAGTTCGACCACCTCGGCCTGCTCCGAAGACAGTGCCGCAGCGTCGACATCGGGGAATGCCGTGGTGTCCCACGGTAAGTATCTACTCGGCGCCAACCACAACACGCCCGCTGCCAACAACACGGTGGCGGCAAGAACTCCGGCGACCCATCCCAACTTTCGACGGCTCGTGCGCGCGGCCGGTGAGGTACTAGCCGATTGCGCGCGCACGGGCGCGGTGTCGACCCCGTCGTTGCCCATCTGCGGAGTGTATCGGCCTGACGAGTTAAATGAGTGTGCAGGCAGAGCTGCTACTGTCGGCCCCGCGACGAAGCTGTTTCGGCCAAAAATTCTTCGGAAGGCTCTTGATGGAATACGACCTACAGCGATT
This region of Rhodococcus sp. PAMC28707 genomic DNA includes:
- a CDS encoding PH domain-containing protein, whose protein sequence is MITMTDPAWRPSPRARQLWAINASLMWVPLFIAQLVWALIDGKWTTWPHVAVFAASVVFAAVHIVVVPVWRYRVHRWEISDTAVYTLTGWFDQERRIAPISRVQTVDTERGPIDRMLGLSTVTVTTASSAGAVKITALDKEVADRTVAQLTEIAGRTLGDAT
- a CDS encoding bifunctional FO biosynthesis protein CofGH, producing the protein MLPDPVTAAAPEPEKVPAPSAMRRVLRRARDGVSLNVDEATVLLHARGDDLVDLCTSASRVRDAGLESAGRPKTVSYSRKVFIPITRLCRDKCHYCTFVTVPGKLRAEGHGLFMDPDEIIEVARKGAELGCKEALFTLGDRPEDRWPEAKEWLDSRGYDSTLDYVRAMSIRVLEETGLLPHLNPGVMSWQELSRLKPVAPSMGMMLETTSRRLFEEKGQAHYGSPDKDPEVRLRTLTDAGRLNIPFTTGILVGIGETIRDRAESIMAIRKVHKAFGHVQEIIVQNFLAKNDTVMRDMPDAGMEEFLATIAVTRVLLGPSMRIQAPPNLVAVEETAALLGAGVDDWGGVSPLTPDHVNPERPWPNLDTLAELSEAAGYTLTERTAAQPQYVLAGAPWIDPRISAHVNALADPKTGMARDGVLPTGLPWQEPDEEWVSSGRVDLNTEIDTEGRNSETRSDLDNAFGDWESIREQVRDLAGLERVDRDLVAALRAAEKDPAGLSDEQYLALATAEGTGMDAVAALADDLRRQVNGETVTYVVNRNINFTNICYTGCRFCAFAQRKGDADAFTLSTAEVADRAWEAHALGATEVCMQGGIDPELPVTGYADLVRAVKARVPSMHVHAFSPMEIVNGASRGGQSIRDWLVELRAAGLDTIPGTAAEILDDEVRWVLTKGKLPAAEWIEVVTTAHEIGLRSSSTMMYGHVDNPSHWVGHLNVLKGIQDKTGGFTEFVPLPFVHQSSPLYLAGASRPGPTNRDNRAVHALARIMLHGRIDSIQTSWVKLGITGTQAMLNGGANDLGGTLMEETISRMAGSQNGSEKTVAELHEIANGIGRPARERTTTYGLVDKFPAVGLV
- the fdxA gene encoding ferredoxin, encoding MTYTIAEPCVDVLDKACIEECPVDCIYEGGRMLYIHPDECVDCGACEPVCPVEAIFYEDDVPEQWSGYVSANVDFFDDLGSPGGAAKLGKTDFDPPFIKALPPMGES
- the dapC gene encoding succinyldiaminopimelate transaminase, translated to MARISVASGLPNFPWDSLTAAKDKAQSHPDGIVDLSVGTPVDPVAPIIRAALASVSDIPGYPTTVGTLALREAAVAALARRYGVTGIGVDAVLPAIGTKEMIAWLPSLLGLGNSDLVVIPELAYPTYEVGALLAGTRIIRADGLNRLGPERASLVFVNSPANPSGKVLGLEHLRKVVSWARERDAVVVSDECYLGLTWEGEALSILDPRVSDGDHTNLLAVHSLSKTSNLASYRAGFVVGDQKLVTELLEVRKHAGMIMPLPIQAAMTAALSDDEHENIQRERYRARRTTLLSAVRAAGFEVDHSEAGLYLWASRGEPCRDTIDWLAERGILAAPGEFYGPRGSQHVRIALTATDERIRTAAERLTA
- a CDS encoding LysE family translocator; this translates as MTVSVLLSFAGVCFLLAILPGPDSFLVLRYSIGGQRPGMAAAMGVALGGLFWAVLVAVGLAAIVEQSATVYRTIKILGGLYLLYLGVRAFAARRKTKVDGEPMVPVVASARSAFGAGVLSCVLNPKVGLFYLAVVPQFLTVVTFAGAMTLGAVEVVVAALVMGFFSVVAARAVVLLRRPKVTDWLDRISAGILAALGIGTVASSV
- a CDS encoding acyl-CoA synthetase, whose translation is MYGNHVLLRSLNPLAVARGHDIADAVTIGGVSLSRGDILGAATSVAERISRAERLAVLATPSVKTVLAVVGALIAGVTVVPIPPDAGHAEREHMLRDSGAQAWLGEAPEDTAGLEVLPVRQHARSWHSYPDPHPSSIAFILYTSGTTGPPKGVLLSREAIAAGIDAVAQAWNWTSRDIVVHGLPLFHVHGLLLGVLGPLRVGSPLVHTGKPTPELYAAAKGTLYFGVPTVWSRIAADEASARALAHARLLVSGSAPLPVPVFEKLNELTGQAPIERYGMSETLITISTRSDGERRPGSVGLPVDGVETRIVSEVGEALPHDGESIGALQVRGPMLFAGYLNNPEATAKVFTEDGWFDTGDVAVIGPDGFHRIVGRASTDLIKTGGYRVGAGEIETVLLGDPSVDEVAVVGLPDDDLGQRIVAFVVGTGVEPSALIDLVANELSIHKRPREIRVVDSLPRNAMGKVQKKQLG
- a CDS encoding CHAP domain-containing protein, which codes for MGNDGVDTAPVRAQSASTSPAARTSRRKLGWVAGVLAATVLLAAGVLWLAPSRYLPWDTTAFPDVDAAALSSEQAEVVELLRTEHSRQNPGTFYSDGVEEAWCANFVSWIMREAGQPLSNPNSGSWRIPGVYTLTEYYQDEGRFEPKGYIPSVGDVVLYDNSSWIGQHTNIVVAIDGNTATTVGGNELGKIRVHTVDVSGDSAVVGFGRLVE